The Hyphomicrobium sp. MC1 genome window below encodes:
- a CDS encoding NUDIX hydrolase: MSPPKTPLLTVDCVVVDPARGVLMVRRKNPPFKGEYALPGGFVEIGETVEDAAKRELMEETSIDAKTLTLVGVYSKPDRDPRGHTCSIAFLVRAENQEAKAGDDAEAVAWIKNFDGIEIAFDHRKIITDALNLIR; the protein is encoded by the coding sequence ATGTCGCCTCCGAAAACTCCTCTGCTCACCGTCGATTGCGTCGTTGTCGATCCCGCCCGCGGTGTGCTTATGGTTCGCCGGAAAAATCCGCCCTTCAAGGGTGAATACGCGTTGCCAGGCGGCTTCGTCGAAATCGGAGAGACTGTGGAGGACGCAGCCAAGCGCGAGTTGATGGAAGAAACGAGTATCGACGCCAAGACGCTCACATTGGTCGGCGTCTATTCCAAGCCTGACCGCGACCCCCGCGGCCACACCTGTTCCATCGCCTTTCTCGTTCGTGCGGAAAACCAAGAAGCCAAAGCCGGAGACGACGCCGAGGCCGTGGCCTGGATAAAGAATTTCGACGGCATTGAAATCGCCTTCGACCATCGAAAGATTATCACTGACGCGCTGAACCTTATCCGATGA
- a CDS encoding DnaJ C-terminal domain-containing protein produces MEFKDYYKILGVERGATQDDIKKAYRQLARKFHPDINKEAGAEAKFKEIGEAYEALGDPEKRAAYDQLGKDWKAGQEFRPPPNWDAGFEYSGAPESADFSDFFSSIFGAQARGERTSRGGRTRTSFNMRGEDHHASIVIDLRDALDGATRTITLRMPEMDDSGHVLVRDKNLTVQIPKGVTEGQSIRLKGQGSPGIGEAPAGDLYLEVRFKPDALYRVVGKDLYLELPVAPWEAALGASVKMPTPSGAIMLKVPAGSANGRELRIRGRGIPAKEPGDLYAVLKIVWPPATDEKARKIYEEMAKELAFDPRAGLGV; encoded by the coding sequence ATGGAATTCAAGGACTACTACAAGATTCTCGGCGTCGAGCGCGGCGCAACGCAGGACGACATCAAGAAGGCTTATCGTCAACTCGCGCGCAAGTTCCATCCCGACATCAACAAGGAAGCGGGAGCTGAGGCGAAGTTCAAGGAAATCGGCGAAGCCTATGAAGCGCTCGGCGATCCTGAAAAGCGCGCCGCATACGATCAGCTTGGTAAGGACTGGAAGGCGGGGCAGGAATTCAGACCGCCCCCCAATTGGGATGCCGGTTTCGAATATTCCGGTGCTCCGGAAAGCGCAGACTTCAGCGATTTCTTCAGCAGCATCTTCGGAGCGCAGGCTCGCGGTGAAAGGACGTCGCGAGGCGGCCGTACGCGCACCAGCTTCAATATGCGTGGCGAGGATCATCACGCCTCGATCGTCATCGATCTGCGTGATGCGCTCGACGGCGCCACACGGACGATCACGTTGCGCATGCCGGAGATGGACGACAGTGGCCACGTCCTCGTTCGCGATAAGAATCTCACCGTGCAAATTCCGAAAGGCGTCACGGAAGGCCAAAGCATTCGACTCAAGGGCCAAGGTTCGCCGGGCATCGGTGAAGCGCCTGCGGGAGATCTTTACCTTGAAGTCCGCTTCAAGCCTGACGCGCTTTATCGTGTTGTCGGCAAAGACTTATATCTTGAGCTTCCCGTTGCACCTTGGGAAGCCGCGCTCGGCGCGAGCGTCAAGATGCCGACGCCGTCCGGCGCCATTATGCTGAAGGTGCCCGCGGGTTCGGCCAACGGCCGCGAGCTTCGCATCCGCGGACGCGGCATTCCCGCCAAGGAACCGGGCGATTTGTACGCGGTACTCAAGATCGTCTGGCCTCCGGCGACGGATGAAAAGGCCCGCAAGATCTATGAAGAAATGGCGAAGGAATTGGCGTTCGATCCGCGTGCAGGTCTTGGAGTTTAA
- a CDS encoding NUDIX domain-containing protein codes for MKTPESAGLLLYRRQQDLEVLLAHPGGPYWRNKDDGAWTVPKGEIHGGEDPYATALREFEEETGLRPHGKTLSLGSLRQSGGKLVHVWAVENDWDPAFLVSNQFSIEWPPRSGRTATFPEIDRANWFDLATARRKILKSQMDFLNRLEAALDAGAA; via the coding sequence GTGAAAACGCCGGAGAGCGCAGGGCTGCTTTTATATCGCCGCCAGCAAGACCTCGAAGTCCTTCTTGCACATCCAGGCGGTCCCTACTGGCGGAACAAGGATGACGGCGCCTGGACCGTTCCAAAAGGTGAAATTCACGGCGGGGAAGATCCATACGCGACGGCGCTCCGGGAATTCGAAGAAGAGACCGGATTGCGTCCCCACGGCAAGACACTTTCGCTCGGCTCGCTGCGGCAGAGCGGCGGCAAGCTTGTTCACGTCTGGGCCGTGGAAAATGACTGGGATCCGGCATTCCTCGTTAGCAATCAATTCAGCATCGAATGGCCGCCGCGCTCGGGGCGGACCGCAACGTTTCCGGAGATTGATCGCGCGAATTGGTTCGATCTCGCGACCGCGCGCCGAAAAATTCTCAAGAGCCAAATGGATTTTCTTAACCGATTGGAAGCCGCACTCGATGCCGGAGCGGCCTGA
- a CDS encoding sulfite oxidase-like oxidoreductase, whose amino-acid sequence MSDDNNDLPEPNKLTRTKQKWAREGRFLTGKTSRPNSERLPPGQHLVRDWPVLDLGQQPEIALDQWRLVIDGAVEHPTTLDWAKFQREPSSVKTSDIHCVTTWSRYDNRWTGVSTHDLLDLVMPTPEAQFVILHSYDRYTTNITLADFASEDAIVAHSWEGKRLTREHGGPVRLVVPHLYFWKSAKWLKRIEFVASDARGFWEVNGYHNRADPWKEQRYSDD is encoded by the coding sequence ATGAGCGACGACAACAACGACCTGCCGGAACCCAATAAGCTGACGCGGACGAAACAGAAATGGGCGCGCGAAGGACGCTTCCTGACCGGAAAGACCTCGCGGCCCAATTCGGAGAGGTTACCTCCGGGCCAGCATCTGGTCCGCGACTGGCCGGTGCTCGACCTCGGACAGCAGCCGGAGATCGCGCTCGATCAGTGGCGGTTGGTCATCGACGGCGCCGTTGAACATCCGACGACCCTCGACTGGGCAAAGTTCCAGCGCGAGCCCAGCAGCGTCAAGACGTCGGACATCCATTGCGTCACGACCTGGTCGCGCTACGACAACCGCTGGACCGGTGTTTCGACACATGACCTGCTGGATCTCGTGATGCCGACGCCTGAGGCGCAATTCGTCATTCTGCATAGCTATGACAGGTACACGACAAACATTACGCTCGCGGATTTCGCGTCCGAGGATGCCATCGTCGCGCATAGCTGGGAGGGCAAGCGGCTGACGCGCGAGCATGGCGGACCGGTTCGCCTCGTGGTGCCGCACCTCTATTTCTGGAAAAGCGCGAAGTGGCTGAAACGCATTGAATTTGTTGCGAGCGATGCGCGGGGATTTTGGGAAGTGAACGGCTATCACAATCGAGCCGATCCGTGGAAAGAGCAGCGTTACTCGGACGATTGA
- a CDS encoding LLM class flavin-dependent oxidoreductase, whose translation MTAISILDLVRVTQNTDARGALDNARDLAAHAEKWGYRRFWVAEHHNMPGIASAATSVVIGHIAAGSKTIRVGAGGIMLPNHAPLIIAEQFGTLARLFPGRIDLGLGRAPGTDPLTVRALRRQPAAADTFPQDVVELQSYFAPAQPGQRIQAVPAAGTNVPLWILGSSTYGAYLAAELGLPYAFASHFAPEQLLSALEIYRSHFKPSQQLDRPYAMVGVNVIAAETDREAKRLATTQQMSFANLARGARQLSQPPIDDIETYWSPGEKAQATAMLARSVVGSPETVRAGLKALIDETAADELMIVSDIYDHALRLRSFEIIADTQNADARQLCPET comes from the coding sequence ATGACGGCCATTTCCATTCTCGATCTCGTTCGCGTTACGCAAAATACCGATGCGCGTGGCGCGCTCGATAACGCGCGCGATCTCGCAGCTCACGCCGAAAAGTGGGGCTATCGCCGGTTCTGGGTGGCCGAACACCACAATATGCCCGGCATCGCCAGCGCCGCGACGTCGGTGGTGATCGGTCATATCGCGGCCGGTTCGAAGACCATTCGCGTCGGCGCCGGCGGCATCATGCTTCCGAACCATGCGCCGCTCATCATCGCAGAGCAGTTCGGGACGCTGGCGCGGCTGTTTCCGGGCCGGATCGATCTTGGGCTGGGCCGGGCTCCCGGCACTGACCCGCTCACCGTCCGAGCTTTGAGGCGACAGCCTGCGGCCGCCGATACGTTCCCGCAAGATGTTGTAGAACTGCAGTCCTATTTCGCGCCGGCGCAGCCAGGACAGCGGATTCAGGCCGTACCGGCGGCGGGAACGAATGTACCGCTGTGGATCTTGGGTTCCAGCACGTATGGCGCCTATCTTGCGGCCGAGCTTGGCCTGCCCTACGCGTTCGCCTCGCACTTCGCGCCGGAACAATTGCTGTCCGCGCTTGAAATTTATCGCTCACACTTCAAGCCGTCTCAGCAGCTCGACCGCCCGTATGCGATGGTCGGCGTCAATGTCATCGCAGCGGAGACTGACCGCGAAGCCAAGCGTCTCGCGACGACCCAGCAAATGTCATTCGCCAATCTGGCCCGTGGCGCGCGGCAGCTCAGCCAGCCCCCCATCGACGACATCGAGACCTACTGGTCGCCAGGCGAAAAGGCGCAAGCGACGGCTATGCTCGCACGCTCTGTCGTGGGCTCACCCGAGACCGTTCGCGCCGGCCTCAAGGCGCTCATTGACGAAACGGCAGCCGACGAGCTTATGATCGTCTCCGACATCTACGATCACGCGTTGCGGCTACGTTCGTTCGAGATCATCGCCGATACGCAGAATGCCGACGCGCGGCAATTGTGTCCGGAGACCTGA
- a CDS encoding FAD-dependent oxidoreductase gives MSSNSYDVLIIGSGEGGKFLAWHLGRSGKKVAVIERKLIGGSCPNTNCLPSKNEIWSAKVADLAHHADAFGSITGAVATDMRRVVARKREMVDGLIKMHLDFFKDSGAELIMGEARFVAPRTVEVKLNDGGNATFSGDKLVINIGTHASIPNIAGLVAAKPMTNVELLELEYLPRHLIVLGGGYVGLELAQSFRRFGSQVTILEASPQIAAQEDADVAAEIADALRSEGIAIKTGVAITNVEGRSGTNVVVTTSGGRFEGTDLLVAAGRTPNTNAIGLDSAGVELDSRGYIVVNDQLETTAPDTWAIGECAGSQQFTHVSFDDFRIVRDNLAGGSRSKKDRLVPYCMFTDPQLGRVGISEKQAKAIGINVRIAKLPMAGIMRSRTISETRGFMKALVGDDDRIVGFAMVGPEAGEVMAVVQTAMLAGLPYTSLRDAIIAHPTMAEGLGPLFTRVPAR, from the coding sequence ATGTCTTCGAATTCATATGATGTCCTCATCATCGGAAGCGGCGAAGGCGGAAAATTTCTCGCCTGGCATCTGGGGCGATCTGGCAAGAAAGTCGCCGTCATCGAGCGCAAACTTATTGGCGGCTCTTGCCCCAACACGAATTGCCTCCCGAGCAAGAACGAGATCTGGAGCGCCAAAGTCGCCGATCTTGCTCATCACGCCGACGCATTCGGATCGATCACCGGCGCAGTTGCGACCGATATGAGAAGAGTCGTCGCTCGCAAGAGAGAAATGGTCGACGGTCTCATCAAGATGCATCTCGATTTTTTCAAGGACAGCGGCGCGGAACTCATCATGGGAGAAGCACGCTTCGTCGCGCCAAGAACAGTTGAGGTAAAGCTGAATGATGGCGGCAACGCCACGTTCAGCGGCGATAAGTTGGTCATCAATATTGGTACGCACGCTTCGATTCCGAACATTGCGGGTCTCGTTGCGGCAAAGCCGATGACGAACGTCGAACTGCTCGAGCTTGAATATTTGCCGAGGCATCTGATCGTACTCGGCGGCGGCTATGTCGGTCTGGAGCTCGCGCAGAGTTTTCGCCGCTTTGGCTCTCAAGTTACCATTCTCGAAGCTAGCCCGCAGATTGCGGCACAGGAAGATGCTGACGTCGCCGCTGAGATCGCCGATGCGCTTCGCTCCGAAGGCATCGCCATCAAGACGGGCGTTGCGATTACGAACGTTGAGGGCCGCTCCGGCACAAATGTCGTCGTGACGACATCTGGTGGTCGCTTCGAAGGTACCGATCTGCTGGTGGCCGCCGGGCGCACGCCAAATACGAATGCCATCGGTCTCGATAGCGCCGGCGTCGAACTCGACAGCCGCGGGTACATTGTCGTCAACGATCAGCTCGAAACGACCGCGCCGGACACGTGGGCAATCGGCGAATGCGCCGGTAGCCAGCAATTCACGCATGTGTCGTTCGACGATTTCCGCATCGTTCGCGATAACTTGGCCGGCGGCTCGCGCAGCAAAAAGGATCGCCTCGTCCCCTATTGCATGTTTACGGACCCTCAGCTTGGGCGCGTGGGGATCAGCGAAAAGCAGGCAAAAGCCATAGGGATTAATGTGCGTATCGCAAAGCTGCCGATGGCTGGCATTATGAGGTCTCGCACAATTTCCGAGACACGCGGCTTTATGAAAGCTCTAGTTGGTGATGACGATCGCATCGTCGGCTTTGCGATGGTTGGTCCGGAGGCGGGAGAAGTGATGGCCGTTGTGCAGACGGCGATGCTCGCCGGTCTGCCGTACACGTCTTTGCGTGACGCCATCATCGCGCATCCGACAATGGCGGAGGGTCTGGGTCCGCTTTTTACCCGTGTGCCCGCGCGCTAA
- a CDS encoding FAD-binding oxidoreductase: protein MTRSIDALSSAFPSAEALAKGKVRSSHTLIFRPYWWNALPAEDNGGEKPVPEKCDVAVVGSGFTGLSAALTLARAGRDVVIFERGRTGFGASTRNGGQIGSGNQKFRVKTLIALRGRRKAEDMLREGTRMLDHIASLIETEKIDCHFRRCGRFRAAIRPEHYDAMAADMQDLKAIASVESFMVPQSEQASEIGSDIFYGGAVLPNDASLHPGLYHAGLVARTAEAGGRILDQTAVAHIEPVSGGFRVRTPRGETIARSVLIASNGYTDGLVPELGRRIVPVGSGIIATGEITEQLYTRLLPKNRVYGNSNRVFYYFRGAPDERRIIWGGRVGRFASNTSPSAFGHLARDMLRVFPDLKDVPITHAWDGKIGYTYDEIPHIGRTPMGIHYALGYCGTGVSRATYFGNRIALQMLEKPEGRTAFDDLAFPPFPVHPVARRAVPFVEAWYRVRDTMNF from the coding sequence GTGACACGGTCTATCGATGCTCTTTCGTCGGCTTTTCCTTCAGCCGAGGCGCTAGCGAAGGGAAAAGTTCGCTCATCTCATACGCTGATCTTCCGGCCCTATTGGTGGAATGCGCTGCCGGCGGAAGATAACGGCGGCGAAAAGCCTGTTCCGGAAAAATGCGATGTGGCGGTCGTCGGCTCCGGCTTCACGGGATTGTCGGCGGCGCTGACTTTGGCGCGCGCCGGGCGGGACGTCGTGATTTTCGAGCGCGGACGAACCGGATTTGGCGCCAGCACCCGCAACGGCGGTCAAATCGGCAGCGGCAACCAGAAATTCCGCGTCAAGACGCTCATCGCATTGCGGGGACGGCGAAAGGCAGAGGACATGCTGCGCGAGGGCACGCGCATGCTCGACCATATCGCGTCGCTGATCGAGACCGAGAAAATCGACTGTCATTTTCGCCGCTGCGGCCGCTTTCGCGCGGCCATCCGACCTGAGCACTATGATGCGATGGCTGCCGACATGCAGGATCTCAAGGCGATCGCGAGCGTCGAAAGTTTCATGGTGCCACAATCAGAGCAAGCGTCGGAAATCGGCTCCGACATTTTTTATGGCGGTGCGGTCTTGCCGAACGATGCGTCGCTGCATCCCGGCCTCTACCATGCCGGTTTGGTGGCGCGGACGGCCGAGGCTGGCGGCAGGATTTTGGACCAGACGGCGGTCGCCCATATCGAGCCGGTATCGGGCGGTTTTCGCGTACGAACGCCTCGCGGCGAGACGATTGCCCGAAGCGTCCTTATTGCGAGCAACGGCTATACCGACGGTCTCGTGCCAGAACTTGGGCGACGGATCGTTCCCGTCGGCTCGGGCATTATCGCGACCGGGGAAATTACGGAGCAGCTTTATACGCGCCTGCTGCCCAAGAACCGGGTCTACGGCAACAGCAATCGCGTCTTCTATTACTTTCGCGGAGCGCCGGACGAGCGGCGCATTATCTGGGGTGGACGCGTGGGGCGGTTCGCGTCGAATACCTCGCCGTCAGCGTTCGGGCACCTGGCACGCGACATGCTGCGCGTCTTTCCGGACCTCAAAGACGTGCCGATCACGCATGCCTGGGACGGCAAGATCGGCTACACCTACGACGAGATCCCCCACATCGGCCGGACTCCAATGGGCATCCATTATGCTCTGGGCTACTGCGGTACGGGCGTTTCGCGCGCGACCTATTTCGGCAATAGGATTGCGTTGCAGATGCTCGAAAAACCGGAGGGGCGCACGGCCTTCGACGATTTGGCTTTTCCGCCGTTTCCGGTGCATCCGGTTGCCCGGCGAGCGGTGCCGTTCGTTGAGGCATGGTATCGCGTCCGCGACACCATGAATTTCTAG
- a CDS encoding chaperone modulator CbpM has product MTEKSTGAVSAEEIGTEPIYSLEELTGICKVEAAWVVELVEHGIIEARGASVSEWRFSSVSVVQLAKAKRFDRDLGVNPAGIAVVFDLLNEIDRLKARLHVLTSAHSSLIDHSSDDSR; this is encoded by the coding sequence ATGACAGAGAAAAGCACCGGCGCAGTATCGGCAGAAGAAATCGGCACCGAACCTATCTATTCGCTCGAAGAGCTGACCGGCATCTGCAAAGTCGAAGCTGCTTGGGTCGTCGAACTCGTTGAGCATGGCATCATCGAGGCACGCGGCGCCAGCGTCTCCGAATGGCGATTTTCGAGCGTCAGCGTCGTGCAGTTGGCGAAAGCCAAACGCTTCGACCGTGATCTCGGCGTCAACCCGGCTGGCATCGCCGTAGTCTTCGACCTCTTGAATGAGATTGATCGGCTCAAAGCCCGTCTCCATGTCTTGACGAGCGCGCACTCCTCGCTCATCGACCATTCGAGCGACGATAGCCGGTAG
- a CDS encoding outer membrane protein — MNIFQILIAGIFCLLGASSAYAGGDLTDYAYTPPPAANSCGGPFSGFYAGGLIGFGGASTKTNVGIELKDNDRGFTGGGVAGYNWQCNGWLLGAETDINYFNADMTTGITCPTCGGSLTFGSEINWYGTVRGRVGLVGNENFLIFAMGGLAYGGVDHSINSNAFNGVTFSGTQSDTAVGWTAGGGIEYLLNDNWAFRADASYIDFGSTDDTFTANGGGCIGTCTARVGYDDSFWVARVGLTYLFGAPAAAPAPAPAYEPIK, encoded by the coding sequence ATGAATATATTTCAAATACTTATAGCGGGAATTTTTTGTCTTCTCGGCGCCTCCTCCGCCTATGCCGGCGGTGATCTGACGGACTATGCCTATACGCCGCCCCCGGCTGCAAACTCCTGTGGCGGCCCTTTCTCGGGCTTCTATGCCGGCGGCCTGATTGGCTTTGGCGGTGCAAGCACGAAGACCAACGTGGGCATCGAGCTCAAGGACAACGATAGAGGTTTCACCGGCGGCGGCGTCGCCGGCTATAACTGGCAGTGCAACGGTTGGCTGCTCGGCGCTGAAACCGACATCAACTATTTCAACGCCGATATGACGACGGGCATTACGTGCCCGACGTGCGGCGGGTCACTGACGTTCGGGTCGGAAATCAATTGGTACGGCACGGTGCGCGGACGCGTCGGCTTGGTCGGTAACGAGAACTTTCTCATCTTCGCGATGGGTGGTTTGGCCTATGGCGGAGTTGATCATTCCATCAACAGCAATGCCTTCAATGGCGTGACGTTTTCCGGAACCCAAAGCGATACCGCGGTTGGCTGGACCGCGGGCGGCGGTATCGAATACCTCCTCAACGACAACTGGGCCTTCCGCGCCGATGCATCATACATTGATTTCGGCTCTACGGATGACACGTTTACGGCTAATGGCGGCGGCTGCATAGGGACCTGTACGGCGCGTGTCGGTTACGACGACAGCTTCTGGGTTGCGCGCGTCGGTCTGACCTACCTCTTTGGTGCGCCTGCAGCTGCTCCTGCTCCTGCGCCTGCTTACGAGCCGATAAAATAA
- a CDS encoding PfkB family carbohydrate kinase, with protein sequence MAGKHIIAVGHAALDYVYRIDEFPKTATKLRATEHVASGGGMAANAAATIARLGGDVSLWARIGDDAAGGIIRHQLRTAGVGISHVRAFESVSSATAAVIVDKRGERLVISEDDHEFPLAADWLPVSHVETAHVVLSDLTWLEGTLALFQAARDRGVPTVLDIDLNGGPLLDKVIGLADYAIFSAPAFKQFTHGGSDEDRLARLIRSGIRHAGVTSGERGYLWASQSGEHGRQPAYEVDVVDTTGAGDAFHGAFAWCVARNQADADCARIASAVAALSCTGLGARAALPTYDEVESFLSQRPQQRN encoded by the coding sequence ATGGCCGGCAAACACATCATTGCCGTCGGACACGCGGCGCTCGACTACGTCTACCGAATAGACGAATTTCCGAAGACGGCAACGAAACTGCGGGCGACCGAGCATGTCGCGAGCGGCGGCGGCATGGCTGCGAATGCTGCCGCCACGATCGCGCGTCTCGGTGGAGACGTGTCGCTGTGGGCGCGCATCGGCGATGACGCGGCCGGGGGAATTATCCGGCATCAGCTTAGAACTGCCGGCGTCGGCATAAGCCACGTTCGCGCCTTCGAAAGCGTTTCGTCAGCGACGGCAGCGGTGATCGTCGACAAGCGCGGCGAGCGCCTCGTCATTAGCGAGGACGATCATGAATTTCCGCTCGCCGCCGATTGGTTGCCGGTCTCGCATGTCGAGACGGCACATGTGGTCCTCAGCGATTTGACGTGGCTTGAAGGCACGCTGGCGCTGTTCCAGGCCGCGCGTGACCGCGGCGTGCCGACCGTGCTCGATATCGACTTGAACGGCGGTCCGTTGCTCGACAAGGTCATCGGCTTGGCCGATTACGCGATCTTCTCGGCCCCCGCATTCAAGCAGTTCACCCATGGCGGCAGCGACGAGGACCGCTTGGCGCGGCTGATCCGATCGGGCATTCGCCACGCTGGCGTAACGAGCGGCGAACGCGGGTATCTCTGGGCATCGCAGAGCGGAGAGCATGGCCGGCAACCTGCCTATGAGGTCGACGTAGTCGATACGACGGGCGCGGGCGATGCCTTCCACGGAGCGTTTGCCTGGTGCGTTGCGCGCAACCAAGCGGACGCCGACTGCGCGCGGATCGCTTCGGCCGTAGCCGCATTGAGCTGTACGGGTCTCGGGGCCCGCGCCGCTCTTCCGACGTATGATGAAGTGGAAAGCTTTCTTTCGCAGCGACCACAGCAGAGAAATTGA